The following are encoded in a window of Primulina eburnea isolate SZY01 chromosome 4, ASM2296580v1, whole genome shotgun sequence genomic DNA:
- the LOC140830448 gene encoding protein root UVB sensitive 2, chloroplastic-like isoform X1 codes for MIFSEIFKMLKKDSMESTRPIPVYWIEMSDSVSRRFEFEADGRLSMKIVDDARPASRRVVESFLNKFFPSGYPYSVNEGFLRYTQFRALQHFTSATLSVLSTQSLLFAAGLRPTPAQATAVGWILKDGMQHVGKLICSNLGARMDSEPKSWRILADVLYDLGAGLEVLSPLCPQLFLEMAGLGNFAKGMAVVAARATRLPIYSSFAKEGNLSDLFAKGEAISTLCNVFGIGVGIQLASTICSSMKGKLIVGPFLSLIHVYCVSEEMRATPINTLNPQRTAMIVADFLKTGRVSSPADLRYREDLLFPGRLIEEAGNVKIGRAIHEVLKPSELHHVKERFPDERFILSLGPKWTDLILEHSATGEDALRGWLVAAYAADIENSSNMQSENVLADAFDRMDGVFPSFLSEVRAKGWHTDRFLDGARCRFTS; via the exons ATGATTTTTTCG gaaatttttaaaatgttaaagaAGGATTCAATGGAGTCCACGCGGCCAATACCTGTGTACTGGATTGAAATGTCGGATTCTGTGTCCCGCCGTTTTGAGTTTGAAGCCGATGGACGATTATCG ATGAAGATAGTTGATGATGCAAGACCAGCTTCCCGTAGAGTGGTTGAATCATTCCTGAATAAGTTTTTTCCTTCAGGATATCCTTATAG TGTGAACGAAGGATTTCTTAGATACACACAATTTCGAGCCTTGCAACACTTCACCAgcgcgacattatctgtattaTCAACTCAG TCACTGTTATTTGCTGCAGGCTTGAGACCTACACCAGCACAAGCTACTGCTGTTGGTTGG ATATTAAAAGATGGAATGCAGCATGTTGGGAAGCTCATATGCAGCAATTTGGGTGCAAGAATGGACTCGGAGCCGAAAAGCTGGAGAATTTTGG CTGATGTTCTGTATGATTTGGGTGCTGGTCTGGAAGTTCTTTCCCCTTTATGCCCTCAGTTATTTCTTGAAATGGCTGGACTAGGTAATTTCGCTAAG GGAATGGCCGTTGTTGCTGCAAGAGCAACTAGACTGCCCATTTATTCTTCGTTTGCAAAAGAGGGAAATCTCAGCGATCTTTTTGCTAAAGGTGAAGCCATTTCCACTTTGTGCAATGTTTTTGGAATAGGGGTGGGAATTCAGTTAGCATCCACAATTTGCTCATCTATGAAGGGAAAG TTGATAGTCGGACCATTCCTGTCTTTGATACATGTATATTGTGTCAGCGAAGAGATGCGAGCGACTCCAATCAACACACTCAATCCGCAGAGAACCGCTATGATTGTTGCCGACTTTTTAAAG ACTGGTAGAGTTTCTAGTCCGGCTGATTTGAGGTATCGAGAAGATCTCTTATTCCCTGGACGACTAATAGAGGAAGCTGGCAATGTTAAGATAGGAAGAGCTATACACGAGGTTCTCAAGCCTTCCGAGCTACACCATGTCAAAGAAAGATTCCCCGACGAAAGATTTATACTTAGCTTAGGACCGAAATGGACAGACTTGATATTGGAGCACAGCGCCACTGGTGAAGACGCATTGAGAGGATGGTTAGTCGCTGCATACGCGGCAGATATTGAAAATTCGTCGAATATGCAGAGCGAGAATGTGTTGGCAGATGCTTTCGATAGGATGGATGGCGTGTTTCCATCGTTTCTATCAGAAGTTCGGGCTAAGGGGTGGCACACGGATCGGTTTCTTGATGGGGCTAGATGTCGTTTTACATCATAA
- the LOC140830448 gene encoding protein root UVB sensitive 2, chloroplastic-like isoform X3 gives MIFSEIFKMLKKDSMESTRPIPVYWIEMSDSVSRRFEFEADGRLSSLLFAAGLRPTPAQATAVGWILKDGMQHVGKLICSNLGARMDSEPKSWRILADVLYDLGAGLEVLSPLCPQLFLEMAGLGNFAKGMAVVAARATRLPIYSSFAKEGNLSDLFAKGEAISTLCNVFGIGVGIQLASTICSSMKGKLIVGPFLSLIHVYCVSEEMRATPINTLNPQRTAMIVADFLKTGRVSSPADLRYREDLLFPGRLIEEAGNVKIGRAIHEVLKPSELHHVKERFPDERFILSLGPKWTDLILEHSATGEDALRGWLVAAYAADIENSSNMQSENVLADAFDRMDGVFPSFLSEVRAKGWHTDRFLDGARCRFTS, from the exons ATGATTTTTTCG gaaatttttaaaatgttaaagaAGGATTCAATGGAGTCCACGCGGCCAATACCTGTGTACTGGATTGAAATGTCGGATTCTGTGTCCCGCCGTTTTGAGTTTGAAGCCGATGGACGATTATCG TCACTGTTATTTGCTGCAGGCTTGAGACCTACACCAGCACAAGCTACTGCTGTTGGTTGG ATATTAAAAGATGGAATGCAGCATGTTGGGAAGCTCATATGCAGCAATTTGGGTGCAAGAATGGACTCGGAGCCGAAAAGCTGGAGAATTTTGG CTGATGTTCTGTATGATTTGGGTGCTGGTCTGGAAGTTCTTTCCCCTTTATGCCCTCAGTTATTTCTTGAAATGGCTGGACTAGGTAATTTCGCTAAG GGAATGGCCGTTGTTGCTGCAAGAGCAACTAGACTGCCCATTTATTCTTCGTTTGCAAAAGAGGGAAATCTCAGCGATCTTTTTGCTAAAGGTGAAGCCATTTCCACTTTGTGCAATGTTTTTGGAATAGGGGTGGGAATTCAGTTAGCATCCACAATTTGCTCATCTATGAAGGGAAAG TTGATAGTCGGACCATTCCTGTCTTTGATACATGTATATTGTGTCAGCGAAGAGATGCGAGCGACTCCAATCAACACACTCAATCCGCAGAGAACCGCTATGATTGTTGCCGACTTTTTAAAG ACTGGTAGAGTTTCTAGTCCGGCTGATTTGAGGTATCGAGAAGATCTCTTATTCCCTGGACGACTAATAGAGGAAGCTGGCAATGTTAAGATAGGAAGAGCTATACACGAGGTTCTCAAGCCTTCCGAGCTACACCATGTCAAAGAAAGATTCCCCGACGAAAGATTTATACTTAGCTTAGGACCGAAATGGACAGACTTGATATTGGAGCACAGCGCCACTGGTGAAGACGCATTGAGAGGATGGTTAGTCGCTGCATACGCGGCAGATATTGAAAATTCGTCGAATATGCAGAGCGAGAATGTGTTGGCAGATGCTTTCGATAGGATGGATGGCGTGTTTCCATCGTTTCTATCAGAAGTTCGGGCTAAGGGGTGGCACACGGATCGGTTTCTTGATGGGGCTAGATGTCGTTTTACATCATAA
- the LOC140830449 gene encoding pre-mRNA-splicing factor SLU7-like, whose amino-acid sequence MATASVSFKSREDHRKQLELEEARKAGLAPAELDEDGKEINPHIPQYMSSAPWYLNAERPSLKHQRKWKLDRNYTNGWYDRGAKTFQAEKFRKGACENCGAMTHDKKACVERPRKMGAKWTGKNIAPDEKIETFELDYDGKRDRWNGYDAASFEHVVQRYEARDEARHKYLKGQQLKKLEEKNNNQNNEEDDVSDDEDNEDDLKVDEAKVDESKQMDFAKVEKRVRTTGGGSTGTVRNLRIREDTAKYLLNLDVNSAHYDPKTRSMREDPLPDTDPNEKFYTGDNHHRVSGQALEFKQLNVHAWEAFDKGHDVHLQAAPSQAELLYKNFKINKEKLKFQNKDTIMEKYGNAATEDKLPRELLLGQSEREVEYDRAGRIIKGQEASLPKSKYEEDVCINNHTSVWGSWWKDHQWGYVCCQQTVRNSYCTGAAGIEAAEAAADLMKANIARKEASEETASTAEEKRLAAWGSEVPDDLVLDQKKLAEALQKEDERRREERDERKRKYNVKWNDEVTPEDMEAYRMKRIHHDDPMKDFLH is encoded by the exons ATGGCTACTGCTTCAG TGTCGTTTAAGTCGAGGGAGGATCACAGGAAACAGCTTGAGTTAGAAGAGGCGCGGAAAGCAGGGCTTGCACCTGCTGAGTTGGATGAGGATGGGAAAGAAATCAACCCTCACATTCCACAGTATATGTCTTCGGCTCCTTGGTATTTGAATGCAGAGAGGCCG AGTTTGAAACATCAACGGAAGTGGAAACTGGATCGAAATTATACCAACGGTTGGTATGATAGAGGTGCTAAGACTTTTCAAGCTGAAAAGTTCAGGAAGGGCGCTTGTGAAAA CTGCGGAGCTATGACTCACGATAAGAAGGCTTGCGTGGAAAGGCCCCGCAAAATGGGAGCAAAGTGGACTGGCAAAAATATAGCCCCCGATGAGAAAATAGAGACCTTTGAGCTTGATTATGATGGAAAACGAGACCGTTGGAATGGTTATGATGCAGCATCTTTTGAACATGTGGTCCAGAGGTATGAAGCTAGGGATGAAGCAAGACACAAGTATTTAAAGGGACAACAGCTGAAAAAGTTGGAGGAGAAAAATAACAATCAAAATAATGAAGAAGATGACGTTAGTGATGATGAAGACAATGAAGATGATCTGAAAGTTGATGAGGCCAAAGTAGACGAGAGCAAGCAAATGGATTTTGCTAAGGTCGAGAAGCGTGTGCGTACTACTGGTGGAGGAAGCACAGGAACTGTTAG GAACCTACGTATTCGTGAGGATACTGCAAAATATCTTCTCAATCTTGATGTTAACTCTGCTCATTATGACCCCAAAACTCGTTCTATGCGTGAGGATCCTCTTCCAGATACGGATCCTAATGAAAAGTTTTATACG GGAGACAATCATCATAGAGTCAGCGGTCAAGCTTTGGAGTTTAAGCAGCTCAATGTTCATGCTTGGGAAGCATTTGACAAGGGTCATGATGTCCATTTGCAAGCGGCTCCATCACAAGCTGAACTGctttataaaaatttcaagattaATAAGGAGAAGTTGAAGTTTCAAAATAAAGACACTATCATGGAGAAGTATGGCAATGCTGCTACAGAAGACAAGCTCCCACGGGAGCTTTTGCTTGGTCAAAGTGAAAGAGAGGTCGAATACGATCGTGCTGGTCGAATTATTAAAGGCCAG GAGGCATCTCTTCCAAAGAGTAAGTATGAGGAGGATGTTTGCATCAATAACCATACCAGTGTTTGGGGTTCTTGGTGGAAGGATCACCAATGGGGTTATGTATGTTGCCAGCAGACAGTTAGAAATAGCTATTGTACTGGTGCTGCTGGTATTGAAGCAGCTGAAGCTGCTGCAGATCTTATGAAAGCTAATATTGCTCGCAAAGAGGCTTCTGAAG AAACAGCTTCAACAGCTGAGGAGAAAAGGCTTGCTGCGTGGGGATCTGAAGTACCTGATGATTTAGTTCTAGACCAGAAGAAACTTGCTGAAGCACTTCAGAAG GAGGATGAAAGGAGGAGAGAAGAGAGGGATGAAAGGAAACGAAAATATAATGTCAAGTGGAACGATGAG GTTACTCCAGAAGACATGGAGGCATACAGGATGAAGAGGATCCACCATGATGATCCCATGAAGGACTTCTTACATTGA
- the LOC140830450 gene encoding protein LIGHT-DEPENDENT SHORT HYPOCOTYLS 3-like, whose translation MDSPRSPEMESADSKNSGSGINTGNTYTITSSSAGTSSSGGASTLSRYENQKRRDWNTFGQYLKNHRPPLSLSRCSGAHVLEFLRYLDQFGKTKVHTPICPFYGHPNPPAPCPCPLRQAWGSLDALIGRLRAAYEENGGKPENNPFGARAVRLYLREVRDLQSKARGISYEKKKRKRQLPQPPQPPPPDEG comes from the coding sequence ATGGATTCGCCAAGATCTCCTGAGATGGAAAGCGCTGACTCAAAGAACAGCGGTAGCGGCATCAACACGGGAAACACCTACACCATCACCTCTTCATCGGCGGGGACTTCCTCATCCGGCGGAGCCTCTACTCTTAGCCGCTACGAGAACCAGAAACGCCGCGACTGGAACACTTTCGGGCAATACCTGAAGAACCACCGCCCCCCGCTTTCTCTCTCCCGTTGCAGCGGAGCCCACGTGCTCGAATTCCTCCGCTACCTTGACCAGTTCGGGAAAACAAAGGTCCACACCCCAATCTGCCCCTTCTACGGCCACCCCAACCCACCCGCCCCCTGCCCTTGCCCGCTCCGCCAGGCTTGGGGCAGCCTTGACGCCCTTATCGGCCGTCTCCGCGCTGCCTACGAGGAAAACGGCGGCAAGCCGGAGAATAACCCGTTTGGAGCAAGAGCTGTAAGGCTTTACCTCCGTGAAGTTCGTGATTTGCAGTCGAAGGCCAGAGGAATCAGCTACGAGAAGAAGAAGCGGAAGCGCCAGCTGCCTCAACCACCGCAACCGCCGCCGCCGGATGAAGGTTAA
- the LOC140830448 gene encoding protein root UVB sensitive 2, chloroplastic-like isoform X2 — protein sequence MLKKDSMESTRPIPVYWIEMSDSVSRRFEFEADGRLSMKIVDDARPASRRVVESFLNKFFPSGYPYSVNEGFLRYTQFRALQHFTSATLSVLSTQSLLFAAGLRPTPAQATAVGWILKDGMQHVGKLICSNLGARMDSEPKSWRILADVLYDLGAGLEVLSPLCPQLFLEMAGLGNFAKGMAVVAARATRLPIYSSFAKEGNLSDLFAKGEAISTLCNVFGIGVGIQLASTICSSMKGKLIVGPFLSLIHVYCVSEEMRATPINTLNPQRTAMIVADFLKTGRVSSPADLRYREDLLFPGRLIEEAGNVKIGRAIHEVLKPSELHHVKERFPDERFILSLGPKWTDLILEHSATGEDALRGWLVAAYAADIENSSNMQSENVLADAFDRMDGVFPSFLSEVRAKGWHTDRFLDGARCRFTS from the exons atgttaaagaAGGATTCAATGGAGTCCACGCGGCCAATACCTGTGTACTGGATTGAAATGTCGGATTCTGTGTCCCGCCGTTTTGAGTTTGAAGCCGATGGACGATTATCG ATGAAGATAGTTGATGATGCAAGACCAGCTTCCCGTAGAGTGGTTGAATCATTCCTGAATAAGTTTTTTCCTTCAGGATATCCTTATAG TGTGAACGAAGGATTTCTTAGATACACACAATTTCGAGCCTTGCAACACTTCACCAgcgcgacattatctgtattaTCAACTCAG TCACTGTTATTTGCTGCAGGCTTGAGACCTACACCAGCACAAGCTACTGCTGTTGGTTGG ATATTAAAAGATGGAATGCAGCATGTTGGGAAGCTCATATGCAGCAATTTGGGTGCAAGAATGGACTCGGAGCCGAAAAGCTGGAGAATTTTGG CTGATGTTCTGTATGATTTGGGTGCTGGTCTGGAAGTTCTTTCCCCTTTATGCCCTCAGTTATTTCTTGAAATGGCTGGACTAGGTAATTTCGCTAAG GGAATGGCCGTTGTTGCTGCAAGAGCAACTAGACTGCCCATTTATTCTTCGTTTGCAAAAGAGGGAAATCTCAGCGATCTTTTTGCTAAAGGTGAAGCCATTTCCACTTTGTGCAATGTTTTTGGAATAGGGGTGGGAATTCAGTTAGCATCCACAATTTGCTCATCTATGAAGGGAAAG TTGATAGTCGGACCATTCCTGTCTTTGATACATGTATATTGTGTCAGCGAAGAGATGCGAGCGACTCCAATCAACACACTCAATCCGCAGAGAACCGCTATGATTGTTGCCGACTTTTTAAAG ACTGGTAGAGTTTCTAGTCCGGCTGATTTGAGGTATCGAGAAGATCTCTTATTCCCTGGACGACTAATAGAGGAAGCTGGCAATGTTAAGATAGGAAGAGCTATACACGAGGTTCTCAAGCCTTCCGAGCTACACCATGTCAAAGAAAGATTCCCCGACGAAAGATTTATACTTAGCTTAGGACCGAAATGGACAGACTTGATATTGGAGCACAGCGCCACTGGTGAAGACGCATTGAGAGGATGGTTAGTCGCTGCATACGCGGCAGATATTGAAAATTCGTCGAATATGCAGAGCGAGAATGTGTTGGCAGATGCTTTCGATAGGATGGATGGCGTGTTTCCATCGTTTCTATCAGAAGTTCGGGCTAAGGGGTGGCACACGGATCGGTTTCTTGATGGGGCTAGATGTCGTTTTACATCATAA
- the LOC140829652 gene encoding hyoscyamine 6-dioxygenase-like, with amino-acid sequence MSTMENHDVSDSKWFNVQSVPQSHAFSIEDRPGNDPIPACKTIPIIDLANLKTSERIDSTLQQIIKAGQEFGFFQVINHGVPKDVMNGAMEVMKELFDMPAGEVCKEADTDGWVYMGSTSHDINGVHLWRDNIKHQCHPLEFCMQFWPQKPSRYREVVASYIVEIRTLSLRILELICEGLGLGKGHLEAMSQVQFLTASNYPPCPNPGLTLGLLKHVDHSLITILFQGDTEGLQVLKDGHWIGVDLVPEAFVVNIGSQIEIISNGKLKSAEHRVVTNPNSARTTIATFINPLPHCIIEPAKCLVNESNPPLYNSMSFQEFVDASKAFGPHTDALQNGVLHVLKK; translated from the exons ATGTCAACTATGGAGAATCATGATGTTTCGGATTCGAAGTGGTTCAATGTTCAATCTGTGCCACAAAGTCATGCGTTTTCCATTGAAGATAGACCAGGAAACGACCCCATCCCTGCGTGCAAGACTATTCCCATTATTGATCTTGCAAATTTAAAAACTTCAGAAAGAATTGACAGTACTCTTCAACAAATCATCAAAGCTGGTCAAGAATTCGGGTTTTTCCAG GTAATTAATCATGGAGTGCCAAAAGATGTAATGAATGGTGCAATGGAGGTGATGAAGGAGTTATTTGATATGCCGGCTGGGGAAGTTTGCAAGGAGGCTGATACAGATGGTTGGGTGTACATGGGCAGCACCAGCCATGATATAAATGGTGTTCATTTGTGGAGAGATAATATCAAGCATCAATGTCATCCCTTGGAGTTCTGCATGCAATTTTGGCCCCAAAAGCCCTCAAGATAtag AGAGGTGGTGGCATCATACATTGTGGAGATAAGGACATTGAGTTTGAGAATTCTTGAGCTGATTTGTGAAGGATTGGGACTCGGAAAGGGGCATCTTGAAGCAATGAGCCAAGTCCAATTCTTGACAGCAAGTAACTATCCACCATGTCCAAATCCTGGTCTAACCTTGGGTTTGCTCAAGCATGTGGATCATAGCCTGATCACTATACTCTTCCAAGGGGACACCGAGGGCCTTCAAGTTTTGAAAGATGGCCATTGGATCGGAGTTGACCTCGTGCCGGAGGCCTTCGTCGTTAATATCGGCTCACAGATCGAG ATTATTAGCAATGGGAAGTTGAAAAGTGCAGAACACAGAGTGGTGACAAATCCAAATAGCGCAAGAACTACAATTGCAACCTTCATCAATCCTCTCCCGCATTGCATTATCGAACCCGCGAAATGTTTGGTGAATGAATCAAATCCGCCTCTCTACAATTCCATGTCTTTTCAAGAATTCGTTGATGCTTCCAAAGCTTTTGGCCCTCACACTGATGCACTTCAAAATGGTGTATTACACGTCCTTAAAAAATAA